A DNA window from Halanaerobium saccharolyticum subsp. saccharolyticum DSM 6643 contains the following coding sequences:
- a CDS encoding alpha-amylase family glycosyl hydrolase: protein MKSFEEFNLKKIIKKRKYQKSPEAWDEQIFYFLLIDRFASEKDYPLYNEKKDYENALKTEAAKQKWLDSGESWNGGTLKGIINKLDYLKELGVSVLWISPTLKQPIYSENYHGYGTQNFLEIEPHFGSKDDLKNLVDEAHKKGIYIILDVIINHTADVFLYDDEDPFYTGEEYPVKAFRDKDGKAVIDPENPDYSNTWPEGGVWPQEIFNLATFSKKGYIRDWDSDPEFREGDFFSLKNIDTGSGEVDDYKPSEALKVLTECYKYWIAYADLDGFRLDTVKHLDPGAVRFFVTEIKEFTQTLGKKDFYIVGEITGGMEFAKSICENTGLNAALGINKIPENLENVAKGYYAAENYFSIFTNSQVLSEGENQWYHKRVITMFDDHDMVYKPQHKERFTADKKTAPLLKNAVFLNFFTAGIPCIYYGTEQGFDGSGDHDKYVRESMFGGDFGAFRTRNKSFFDRNNPLYKEIKKLAELRNKYINLRLGRQYLREISEIENSDFNLPQVDEKRCTEIIAWSRIFSQEEFILAVNCELEIAQKSKVLIDSEIHLPGEKFSCIYSSDQKNIGKEIEIKEAGEGRNYLEIEIPAKGRAIYKSL, encoded by the coding sequence ATGAAAAGTTTTGAGGAATTTAATTTAAAAAAAATAATTAAAAAAAGAAAATATCAAAAATCTCCGGAAGCATGGGATGAACAAATTTTTTATTTTCTCCTAATAGATAGATTTGCATCTGAAAAAGATTATCCACTATATAATGAAAAGAAAGATTACGAAAATGCCTTAAAAACTGAAGCAGCTAAACAGAAATGGCTTGATAGTGGGGAAAGCTGGAATGGAGGCACTCTCAAAGGAATAATAAATAAGCTTGATTATCTAAAAGAATTAGGAGTTAGCGTTCTCTGGATAAGCCCGACCCTCAAACAACCTATTTACTCTGAAAATTATCACGGCTATGGAACCCAGAACTTTTTAGAAATTGAACCTCATTTCGGCAGTAAAGATGACCTCAAAAATCTAGTTGATGAGGCACATAAAAAGGGAATTTATATTATTTTAGATGTAATAATTAACCATACAGCTGATGTCTTTCTTTATGATGACGAAGATCCTTTCTATACAGGAGAAGAATATCCTGTAAAAGCATTTAGAGATAAAGATGGAAAAGCAGTTATTGATCCAGAAAATCCTGACTACAGTAATACCTGGCCTGAAGGAGGTGTCTGGCCTCAAGAAATTTTTAATCTGGCTACCTTCAGCAAAAAGGGTTATATTAGAGACTGGGACAGTGATCCAGAATTTAGAGAAGGAGATTTTTTCTCTTTAAAAAATATTGATACTGGTTCTGGAGAGGTAGATGATTATAAGCCCTCAGAAGCCCTAAAGGTTTTAACAGAATGCTATAAATACTGGATAGCTTATGCAGACTTAGACGGCTTCAGATTGGATACAGTAAAGCATTTAGATCCTGGTGCTGTCCGCTTTTTTGTCACAGAAATTAAAGAATTTACCCAGACTCTGGGCAAAAAAGATTTTTATATAGTAGGTGAAATAACAGGTGGTATGGAATTTGCTAAATCAATTTGTGAAAATACAGGTCTTAATGCAGCTCTTGGTATCAACAAAATTCCCGAAAATCTTGAGAATGTAGCCAAGGGTTATTATGCAGCAGAAAATTATTTTTCAATTTTTACAAATTCACAGGTTTTAAGCGAAGGAGAAAATCAGTGGTATCATAAACGAGTTATAACCATGTTTGACGACCATGACATGGTCTATAAGCCTCAGCACAAAGAACGTTTCACAGCTGATAAAAAAACAGCTCCACTTCTTAAAAATGCTGTCTTTTTAAACTTTTTTACTGCGGGAATCCCCTGTATATATTATGGAACTGAACAAGGATTTGACGGCAGTGGAGATCATGACAAATATGTTAGAGAATCAATGTTTGGAGGAGATTTTGGTGCATTTAGAACCCGTAACAAAAGCTTTTTTGACAGAAACAACCCTCTTTATAAGGAGATCAAAAAACTGGCCGAACTCAGAAACAAGTATATCAATCTCAGATTAGGCAGACAATACTTAAGGGAAATATCAGAAATAGAAAACAGTGATTTTAACCTGCCCCAGGTGGATGAAAAAAGATGCACAGAAATTATTGCCTGGTCACGCATCTTCAGCCAGGAAGAATTTATATTAGCAGTAAATTGCGAATTAGAAATCGCACAAAAATCTAAAGTTTTAATTGACAGTGAAATTCATCTACCCGGCGAAAAATTTAGCTGTATCTACTCATCTGATCAGAAAAATATTGGAAAAGAAATTGAAATAAAAGAAGCAGGTGAAGGTAGAAATTATTTAGAAATAGAAATCCCGGCAAAAGGAAGAGCTATCTATAAGTCTCTTTAA
- a CDS encoding PAS domain S-box protein, with amino-acid sequence MDSSLKLKNNLINNLSIGIVVTNQQGDILFTNKAIKEMTGYTEAEVKTMEDWYKKAYPNPKYRKKAKRFFQYDLENNIQDRTYKITTAAGNYKYFNFRYSELEAGKTLFEIIDISYRIEQKQKLENQKIIFENLFTNSLEGIALLDQDYKILNINKKFEEIFNLSKNNITDKNIFDVVTLFEKNKNIKKAMKKIRDKDNWEDQVRFKVDNQIKYCNVHIFSVENEELENLTYVAFDDITENKEKAKELKEVKERLELAVAGANIGIWDWNVENKYIHFNENWTEMIGYQDSELNNTVHTWFNLVHPEDKARVLKDIKEHLDAKNEKYFNEHRLKTKAGSWKWIRVIGKVTEVNENGNPVRMVGVHIDIDKEKRAKKENEYLSNHDELTDLYNRRYFNEEIKRLDDSRQYPISIIIGDLNKLKNINDNYGHIMGDRYLKLTAEAIKESLRTEDLVARVGGDEFAVILPETDSDAAEAVNQRILENIEKKNIVADLPEPLSIALGYETIDFNNQQNSYQNIIECYHKADKKMYEQKFAQR; translated from the coding sequence ATGGATTCAAGCTTAAAGCTGAAAAATAATTTAATAAATAATTTATCGATTGGGATTGTAGTAACCAATCAACAGGGAGATATTTTATTTACAAACAAAGCTATTAAGGAAATGACCGGCTATACAGAAGCCGAAGTTAAAACTATGGAAGACTGGTATAAAAAGGCTTATCCCAATCCAAAATACCGAAAAAAAGCAAAAAGGTTTTTTCAATATGATTTAGAAAATAATATTCAAGATAGAACCTATAAAATCACAACAGCTGCTGGAAATTATAAATATTTTAATTTTCGTTACTCAGAATTAGAGGCTGGCAAAACTCTTTTTGAAATTATTGATATTTCTTATAGAATTGAACAAAAACAAAAATTAGAAAATCAAAAGATAATTTTCGAAAATCTATTTACTAATTCACTGGAAGGTATTGCCTTATTAGATCAGGATTATAAGATACTGAATATCAACAAAAAATTTGAAGAAATATTTAATCTTTCTAAAAATAATATTACAGATAAAAATATTTTTGATGTCGTAACTTTATTTGAAAAGAATAAAAATATAAAAAAGGCAATGAAGAAAATAAGAGATAAAGATAATTGGGAAGATCAGGTAAGGTTTAAAGTTGATAATCAAATAAAATACTGCAATGTCCACATCTTTTCTGTAGAAAATGAAGAGCTTGAAAACTTAACTTATGTTGCATTTGATGATATTACAGAAAACAAAGAAAAAGCAAAAGAATTAAAAGAAGTAAAAGAAAGATTGGAGCTGGCTGTTGCTGGTGCTAATATTGGGATCTGGGATTGGAATGTAGAAAACAAATACATCCATTTTAATGAAAACTGGACCGAGATGATTGGCTATCAGGATTCTGAATTAAATAATACTGTTCATACCTGGTTTAATTTAGTTCATCCTGAGGATAAAGCTCGCGTTTTAAAAGACATTAAAGAGCATCTGGATGCTAAAAATGAAAAATATTTTAATGAACATCGCCTTAAAACTAAAGCTGGCAGCTGGAAATGGATCCGAGTTATTGGCAAGGTAACAGAGGTAAATGAAAATGGAAATCCAGTCAGAATGGTAGGAGTCCATATTGATATAGATAAAGAAAAAAGAGCCAAAAAAGAAAACGAATATTTATCAAATCACGATGAACTAACAGATCTTTATAATCGAAGATATTTTAATGAAGAAATCAAGCGGCTTGATGATTCGCGCCAGTATCCAATTAGTATTATTATAGGTGATTTAAATAAATTAAAAAATATTAATGATAACTATGGTCATATTATGGGTGATAGATATCTAAAATTAACAGCAGAAGCGATAAAAGAAAGCCTGAGGACTGAAGATCTGGTTGCAAGAGTTGGTGGAGATGAATTTGCAGTAATTCTGCCTGAAACTGATTCTGATGCAGCCGAGGCTGTAAATCAAAGAATTTTAGAAAATATTGAAAAGAAAAATATTGTGGCAGATCTGCCTGAACCATTAAGTATTGCCCTTGGTTATGAAACAATAGACTTTAATAATCAACAAAACAGCTATCAAAATATTATTGAGTGTTATCATAAAGCTGATAAAAAGATGTATGAGCAGAAATTTGCCCAAAGATAA
- the pepT gene encoding peptidase T, with protein sequence MDKIIERFKRYIAVDTKSDPDSETVPSTKGQLELGKLLLEELNELGLKNVIQDENGYLYGELPANTAEEVPTIGLIAHLDTSPDLAGQVLSPQIVDYQGGEIKLNDQYSLTPDEFPALEKLKGKKLITTDGTTLLGADDKAGIAEIMTALDYLISNPEIKHGTIKVGFTPDEEIGRGADHFDIEAFGADFAYTLDGGPLGELQYENFNAASVDLKIQGKNVHPGTAKNMMVNSIKIAMELDSMLPAAEVPEHTADYEGFYHLIDIEGSVDYTEMSYIIRNFSKEEFTEKKALMQQVVDFLNNKYGERIEVKIEDSYYNMKEKIEPHFEIIKLAEKSMEDLGIKADIKPIRGGTDGAKLSYMGLPTPNIFAGGYNFHGRFEFIPVENMKRAAELIVKIAENAVQR encoded by the coding sequence ATGGATAAAATAATAGAACGATTTAAAAGATATATTGCAGTAGATACAAAATCTGATCCAGATTCAGAAACAGTTCCCAGCACTAAAGGCCAGCTGGAACTTGGAAAACTTCTGCTGGAGGAATTAAATGAATTAGGACTTAAAAATGTAATCCAGGATGAAAACGGATATCTTTACGGAGAACTGCCAGCTAATACAGCTGAAGAGGTTCCAACTATAGGCTTGATAGCTCACCTCGATACCAGTCCAGATTTAGCTGGCCAGGTTTTAAGTCCTCAAATAGTAGATTATCAGGGTGGGGAAATCAAATTAAATGATCAGTACAGTCTGACACCAGATGAGTTTCCAGCCTTAGAAAAATTAAAAGGAAAAAAACTGATTACCACCGATGGAACTACACTTTTGGGTGCTGATGATAAGGCAGGGATTGCAGAAATCATGACGGCTCTCGATTATTTAATTTCAAATCCAGAGATCAAGCATGGAACCATTAAAGTTGGCTTTACTCCAGATGAAGAAATTGGCAGAGGTGCAGATCATTTTGATATAGAAGCTTTTGGGGCTGATTTTGCTTATACTCTGGATGGAGGTCCACTTGGTGAACTGCAGTATGAAAATTTCAATGCGGCCAGTGTTGATCTAAAAATACAGGGAAAAAATGTTCATCCAGGTACAGCAAAAAATATGATGGTCAATTCAATTAAAATCGCAATGGAATTAGATTCAATGCTGCCGGCTGCAGAAGTTCCGGAACATACAGCAGATTATGAAGGCTTTTATCACTTAATTGATATTGAAGGCAGTGTAGATTATACTGAGATGAGTTATATAATTAGAAATTTTTCCAAAGAAGAGTTCACAGAGAAGAAGGCCTTAATGCAGCAGGTGGTAGATTTTTTAAATAATAAATATGGTGAGAGAATAGAAGTGAAAATAGAAGATAGCTATTATAACATGAAAGAAAAAATAGAGCCTCATTTTGAGATCATTAAGCTGGCAGAAAAGTCAATGGAGGATTTAGGAATAAAAGCAGATATCAAACCGATCAGAGGTGGAACAGATGGAGCCAAACTCTCCTACATGGGACTGCCAACTCCAAATATATTTGCAGGAGGCTATAACTTTCACGGCAGATTCGAATTTATACCAGTCGAGAATATGAAAAGAGCTGCTGAATTAATAGTTAAGATTGCAGAAAATGCGGTCCAAAGATAA
- a CDS encoding M20 metallopeptidase family protein: protein MDLRKKILELEDEMISMRRDFHAHPELGFKEERTSDIIYNYLKDLDLEVERIAKTGVVAILKGNKPGKTVMLRSDIDAIPVQEENDLPFKSQNDGISHNCGHDGHISMLLIAAKILSEMKDEIKGNIKFAFQPNEEHAGAYLMIEEGVLESPKVDAVFGIHLWSLINSGEIGVVEGPIMASSHYFNLKLIGKGGHAGAPHDSIDPVVCANTIMQSSYTMQAREINAVDPTVISFCKFIAGSSPTIIPQEVEMEGSIRCLHEKFDLVKEKFERITSNIAKANRCEYKLDISLGNSLLKNDEKLVDLVKKSASEIVGKENIVSDVQVMLGEDFAEYGKDIPIAFYFVGIANENKNTDYPHHHPKFNIDEDVLKTGVEMHIKSALNYLNK from the coding sequence TTGGATCTTAGAAAAAAAATATTAGAGTTAGAAGATGAAATGATATCTATGAGAAGAGATTTTCATGCTCATCCTGAGCTTGGTTTTAAGGAAGAAAGAACATCAGATATAATTTATAATTATTTAAAAGATTTAGATTTAGAAGTCGAAAGAATAGCTAAAACAGGTGTCGTTGCTATTTTAAAGGGTAATAAACCTGGTAAAACAGTTATGTTGCGATCTGATATAGATGCTATTCCAGTTCAAGAAGAAAATGATTTACCTTTTAAATCACAAAATGATGGGATTTCTCATAATTGTGGCCATGATGGTCATATTTCTATGCTATTAATAGCAGCAAAAATCTTATCTGAAATGAAAGATGAAATTAAAGGTAATATAAAATTTGCTTTTCAGCCAAATGAAGAACATGCTGGAGCTTATTTGATGATTGAAGAAGGAGTATTAGAGTCTCCTAAAGTGGATGCAGTTTTTGGTATTCATCTCTGGTCATTAATTAATTCAGGAGAAATTGGTGTAGTTGAAGGTCCAATTATGGCTTCTAGTCACTATTTTAATTTAAAATTAATAGGCAAAGGGGGACATGCTGGTGCACCACATGATTCTATCGATCCTGTAGTATGTGCAAATACTATAATGCAGAGTTCCTATACTATGCAGGCAAGAGAAATTAATGCAGTAGATCCTACAGTAATCTCTTTTTGCAAATTCATAGCCGGATCTTCTCCAACAATTATTCCTCAAGAAGTTGAAATGGAAGGTTCAATTAGATGTCTTCATGAAAAATTTGATCTTGTAAAAGAAAAATTCGAACGAATTACTTCTAATATTGCTAAAGCTAATCGGTGTGAGTATAAGCTTGATATTAGCTTAGGAAATTCATTATTAAAAAATGATGAAAAATTAGTGGATTTAGTTAAAAAATCTGCTTCAGAAATTGTTGGCAAAGAAAATATAGTATCTGATGTGCAAGTTATGTTAGGTGAAGATTTTGCCGAATATGGAAAAGATATTCCTATTGCTTTTTATTTTGTTGGAATTGCAAATGAGAATAAAAATACTGATTATCCACATCATCATCCAAAATTTAATATTGATGAAGATGTACTAAAAACAGGTGTAGAAATGCATATAAAATCTGCTCTTAACTATCTAAACAAGTAA
- a CDS encoding NAD(P)/FAD-dependent oxidoreductase: MNKYDILIIGGGPAGITLTKNIKNKRNIGIMRPEDHSMIYCAMPYVIEDLLPYEKTLKTDSIVTETGADLIRDLAVEIDFENKIVKTEKDDNYGYNDLIIATGADPILPPIKGVELDGVMTFKSEKDLKKILSIVNSGVENVSVVGAGAIGIELAQALNEKGINTNLIDMMPTVLPNMLDKDIAEEAEAELKELGINLNLDKRVVELKGDSSLESIVLDNQDEIESELVIFAVGMKANVDFLKDSSLEIAADGILVNEKMETNIEDVYAVGDCVQFESGITDEVISGKLATNAVAMGRVLAANLLGKKRKYQGFYNGAATKVGGLYVGGTGLTEKLAAEKYDIITAQAKFKTAFPIMPFAKDVKLKLIVNKADRKVLGGQIISGEPVTDKVDKITMAVQYGLDVDQLLDFNYSSQPYQSFYPAHNLLVKAAEEAVKKIDS, encoded by the coding sequence TTGAATAAGTACGACATTTTGATTATTGGTGGAGGACCTGCTGGAATTACATTAACTAAAAATATAAAAAATAAAAGAAATATAGGAATAATGAGGCCTGAAGATCATTCGATGATTTATTGTGCAATGCCTTATGTGATAGAAGATCTACTGCCTTATGAAAAAACTTTAAAAACTGATTCGATTGTAACTGAGACAGGTGCGGATTTAATTAGGGATCTAGCAGTGGAAATTGATTTTGAAAATAAGATTGTTAAAACTGAAAAAGATGATAACTACGGCTACAATGATTTAATTATTGCCACTGGAGCTGATCCAATTCTACCTCCAATCAAGGGAGTAGAGCTGGATGGGGTTATGACTTTTAAGAGCGAAAAAGATCTAAAAAAGATATTAAGTATTGTAAACAGTGGAGTTGAAAATGTTTCGGTGGTGGGAGCTGGTGCTATTGGAATTGAACTGGCCCAGGCATTAAACGAAAAAGGGATAAATACCAATTTAATTGATATGATGCCAACTGTGCTGCCCAATATGCTGGATAAAGATATTGCAGAAGAAGCTGAGGCAGAATTAAAAGAGCTTGGTATTAATTTAAATTTAGACAAAAGGGTAGTTGAGTTAAAAGGTGATTCCTCTCTGGAATCAATTGTTTTAGATAATCAAGATGAAATTGAAAGTGAGCTTGTTATTTTTGCTGTGGGAATGAAGGCTAATGTTGATTTTCTCAAAGACAGCAGTTTAGAAATTGCTGCTGATGGAATTTTAGTTAACGAAAAAATGGAAACAAATATTGAAGATGTTTATGCTGTAGGAGACTGTGTACAGTTTGAAAGTGGAATTACAGATGAAGTTATTTCCGGTAAACTGGCAACTAATGCTGTAGCAATGGGGAGAGTGCTGGCAGCAAATTTACTTGGTAAAAAGAGAAAATATCAGGGCTTTTATAATGGTGCCGCTACTAAAGTTGGGGGTCTTTATGTTGGAGGAACAGGACTGACTGAAAAACTTGCTGCAGAAAAATATGATATAATTACTGCTCAAGCAAAATTTAAAACTGCTTTTCCGATTATGCCTTTCGCTAAAGATGTTAAACTAAAATTAATTGTAAATAAAGCTGATCGAAAAGTACTGGGCGGCCAGATTATTAGTGGTGAGCCGGTTACCGATAAAGTTGATAAAATTACCATGGCAGTTCAGTATGGTCTAGATGTTGATCAACTTTTAGATTTCAATTATTCTTCTCAACCTTATCAATCTTTTTATCCTGCTCACAATCTTTTAGTTAAAGCAGCTGAAGAGGCTGTTAAAAAAATTGACAGCTAG
- a CDS encoding CBS domain-containing protein — protein sequence MENKKDKFIEMFNELYEHLKEVNDWDTSFYSLLHEGRNNDYIIKKYREELDTVREVRNSIAHNNEYYFLPSSSLYNLLEEILDKVIDSPKISDFIDDNLMVIKEDTSIIKTIKDMKKHDYDQIPVVDQNGKYIELLTTNTIIRWMGDLKSDQGGKLIVEDAQIKEVLKYAEADEVCEFISKDSKLDILIDKHESIIKAGNKIDAFLITENGHQDEVLQGIITDWEIPEIYNKLNI from the coding sequence ATGGAAAATAAAAAAGATAAATTTATTGAAATGTTTAATGAACTTTATGAACATCTAAAAGAGGTCAATGACTGGGACACTTCTTTTTACAGCCTGCTGCATGAAGGCCGAAATAATGATTATATAATTAAAAAGTACAGAGAAGAACTTGACACTGTCAGGGAAGTTAGAAACTCGATTGCCCACAACAATGAATATTATTTTTTACCCAGCAGCTCCCTATACAATTTGTTAGAAGAAATTTTAGATAAAGTGATAGATTCTCCTAAGATCAGTGATTTTATTGATGATAATTTGATGGTAATTAAAGAAGATACTTCAATAATTAAAACGATCAAGGATATGAAAAAACATGACTATGATCAAATTCCAGTAGTAGATCAAAATGGGAAGTACATTGAATTACTGACCACAAATACAATTATTAGATGGATGGGAGATTTAAAGTCAGATCAGGGCGGTAAGCTGATTGTTGAAGATGCTCAGATCAAAGAAGTTTTAAAATATGCAGAAGCAGATGAAGTCTGCGAATTCATTTCAAAAGACAGCAAATTGGATATCTTAATTGATAAGCATGAGTCAATAATAAAAGCAGGAAATAAAATTGATGCTTTTTTGATAACTGAAAACGGACATCAAGATGAAGTGCTGCAGGGAATTATTACTGACTGGGAAATACCGGAAATCTATAATAAGTTAAATATTTAA
- a CDS encoding DUF6438 domain-containing protein: MFKKISLERTACYGHCPIYKLDIFADGKVNYFGELFVRIEGFKSWQLSAESIEKLNEVIYKYDYFNIKEQMVTMMSSDSPSCITEIKMDDGRERKIKNDYGCNQWPLKLKAFENRIDKIVNSEQYVNEDE; encoded by the coding sequence ATGTTCAAAAAAATTTCTTTAGAAAGAACAGCTTGTTATGGTCACTGTCCAATATATAAATTAGATATTTTTGCTGATGGCAAAGTCAATTATTTTGGGGAATTATTTGTTCGAATTGAGGGATTTAAAAGCTGGCAGTTAAGTGCTGAATCAATTGAAAAACTAAATGAAGTTATATATAAATATGATTATTTTAATATAAAAGAGCAGATGGTTACGATGATGTCAAGTGATTCGCCGAGCTGTATTACGGAAATTAAAATGGATGACGGAAGAGAAAGAAAAATAAAGAATGACTATGGCTGCAATCAATGGCCGCTAAAGCTTAAGGCTTTTGAAAATAGGATTGATAAGATTGTAAATTCAGAGCAGTATGTTAATGAGGATGAATAA
- a CDS encoding HIT family protein, with the protein MMSCVFCDYPKEDYIIENELAFVIYDKFPVNEGHMLVIPKRHFASYFKATQAEIIAIFELTKECKKILEAEYNPDGYNIGFNVNYSGGQTVMHLHQHLIPRYEGDVDNPRGGIRRLKKQLVYYDG; encoded by the coding sequence ATAATGAGCTGTGTATTTTGTGATTATCCAAAAGAAGATTATATTATTGAAAATGAGCTGGCCTTTGTTATTTACGATAAATTTCCAGTTAATGAAGGCCACATGCTGGTGATACCAAAGCGGCATTTTGCCAGTTATTTTAAAGCCACTCAAGCAGAAATAATAGCCATCTTTGAACTGACAAAAGAGTGTAAAAAAATCTTAGAGGCAGAATATAATCCGGACGGCTATAATATTGGTTTTAATGTTAACTATTCCGGCGGTCAGACTGTAATGCATCTGCATCAGCATCTTATTCCCCGCTATGAGGGAGATGTTGATAATCCGAGAGGTGGAATCAGGAGGCTGAAGAAGCAGCTGGTTTATTATGATGGGTGA
- a CDS encoding helix-turn-helix domain-containing protein, translating into MKNWDEFDQIVKSSMSEEEYERHILIAKISADLIRLRLDENMTQTDLAEKSGLKQSAIARLESEEVLPKLSTLLKLAKALDANINLNPNQESIIKIKSNKMIDNKAG; encoded by the coding sequence ATGAAAAACTGGGATGAATTTGATCAAATAGTAAAGTCATCTATGTCAGAAGAAGAGTATGAACGTCATATTTTAATAGCTAAAATTTCAGCTGATTTAATAAGATTAAGACTTGATGAAAACATGACTCAAACAGATTTGGCTGAAAAATCAGGATTAAAGCAGTCAGCGATTGCCAGGCTGGAGTCAGAAGAAGTGCTCCCTAAATTAAGTACATTACTTAAATTAGCTAAAGCTTTAGATGCTAATATCAATTTAAATCCTAATCAAGAAAGTATAATAAAAATTAAATCTAATAAAATGATTGATAATAAAGCTGGTTAA
- a CDS encoding Rpn family recombination-promoting nuclease/putative transposase translates to MVIFFKQTFGRLDITRNFLQSYLPQNLREFVDFSELDHRPISYVGKSSYYSDLLFKSKIENKKYGVYLLFEHKSYNDKWSVMQIFNYLARIWMREKRTKGIKNLSFIIPILFYHGENGGLVIKSFSEYFDQNMIENYDLNKYLPDFETVFYDFSNDSNLKLLGDRRVRLTLKFFKISKIKDITVVYQEIISFLPVIFLLAQLVLIGIFFN, encoded by the coding sequence ATGGTGATTTTTTTTAAGCAAACTTTTGGCAGATTAGATATTACAAGAAATTTTCTGCAGAGTTATCTGCCGCAAAATTTGAGAGAATTTGTTGATTTCAGTGAACTTGATCACAGACCAATTTCTTATGTTGGAAAAAGCAGTTATTATTCTGATTTATTGTTTAAATCAAAAATAGAGAATAAAAAATACGGAGTTTATCTACTTTTTGAACACAAAAGTTATAATGACAAATGGTCAGTAATGCAGATTTTTAATTATTTGGCTAGAATATGGATGCGGGAAAAACGAACAAAGGGAATAAAAAATTTATCTTTTATTATTCCAATCTTATTTTACCACGGAGAAAACGGTGGTCTAGTTATAAAAAGTTTTTCAGAATATTTTGATCAAAATATGATTGAGAATTATGATCTAAATAAATATCTCCCAGATTTTGAAACAGTATTTTATGATTTTTCTAATGATTCTAATTTAAAATTATTAGGAGATAGAAGAGTACGGTTGACTTTAAAATTCTTTAAGATTTCAAAGATAAAAGATATTACAGTTGTTTATCAGGAAATAATTTCTTTTTTGCCGGTCATATTTTTACTGGCTCAATTGGTGTTGATAGGGATATTTTTCAATTAG
- a CDS encoding DUF4351 domain-containing protein, with the protein MVSAADKLRLEGLRIGEEKGLEKGERELFKKLIRGNFPQTNEEIIHLIDKVDIKKIEELSERISRIKNIQELESYLKQ; encoded by the coding sequence GTGGTATCAGCAGCTGATAAGTTAAGACTGGAAGGTTTAAGAATTGGAGAAGAAAAGGGATTAGAAAAAGGTGAACGAGAATTATTCAAGAAATTAATTCGTGGAAATTTTCCCCAAACAAATGAAGAAATAATTCACTTAATAGATAAAGTTGATATAAAAAAAATAGAAGAATTAAGTGAAAGAATTTCTAGGATTAAAAATATTCAGGAGTTAGAATCTTATTTGAAACAATAA